A genomic segment from Asterias amurensis chromosome 6, ASM3211899v1 encodes:
- the LOC139939074 gene encoding nucleolar complex protein 4 homolog, with translation MAAPACKFGEHMMESQKMTKKQVKSVISDIKQQEKLFLGSRENANSLVELLSLRKVQSDNKDIVSAALGSLVHVFTTLFNRDAMTSGKPQTKPKEESTETTEASPEEQYKDWLHKRYKDCLRCISRLIEAFTDATAVQELALCSLMKLLQVESNHPLKKSDAKRYAFPADVLNHVVRKLLSRRQDMTKLIARFQEYLEYDDVRFFVLAHIKYHITNLNEEVDKKDLVMFCTNMFALLEKLTMPTSQEDITNFLCKPPDEDADVKVTSLKEHRKLFSDSWLVFLGLPLPPSVYKKTLVILHDAVMPHMTNPLLLTDFLTFSYNIGGAVSLLALNGLFVLISQHNLEYPQFYKKLYALFEPSIFHVKFRARFFHLADLFLSSTYLPAYLVAACAKRLSRLALTAPPAGLMMVIPFVCNLLLRHRSCRVLIQRTDGPSEIADDPYLMDETDPAKSKALESSLWELETLKSHYHPGVATAASKIDKPFPKVEWEISEYLELSTSEMIDWVVKKKMKTAHMEYEPPKGLIGKKDDTSNFFAYD, from the exons ATGGCGGCGCCCGCGTGTAAATTCGGTGAGCACATGATGGAGTCTCAGAAAATGACCAAGAAACAAGTGAAGTCGGTTATTTCTGATATTAAACAGCAGGAAAAATTGTTCCTTGGTAGCCGGGAAAATGCCAACTCTCTGGTAGAGCTACTTAGCCTTAGGAAAGTCCAG TCTGACAACAAAGACATAGTAAGTGCCGCCTTGGGGAGCCTTGTGCATGTGTTCACCACTCTGTTCAACAGAGATGCCATGACATCCGGCAAACCACAGACGAAGCCTAAGGAGGAAAGCACAGAGACCACAGAGGCCAGTCCAGAAGAGCAGTACAAGGACTGGCTTCACAAGAGATACAAAGACTGCTTGAGATGTATTTCACGTTTGATAGAAGCCTTCACAGATGCCACTGCTGTTCAG GAATTAGCTCTGTGTAGTTTGATGAAACTGCTGCAGGTCGAGTCCAACCATCCATTGAAGAAGAGTGATGCAAAGCGATATGCATTCCCTGCCGATGTTCTAAAT CATGTTGTACGGAAGCTCCTATCTAGGAGGCAAGACATGACAAAGCTCATTGCAAGATTTCAGGAATACTTGGAGTATGATGATGTCAGATTTTTCGTTCTCGCCCACATCAAATATCACATCACCAATTTAAATGAGGAGGTTGATAAAAAG GACCTCGTAATGTTCTGCACCAACATGTTCGCCCTTCTAGAAAAGCTGACGATGCCAACGTCTCAGGAGGACATCACTAACTTCCTCTGTAAACCTCCAGATGAAGATGCAGATGTTAAAGTTACATCCCTCaag GAACATCGGAAATTATTCAGTGATTCTTGGCTTGTATTCCTTGGACTTCCTCTTCCGCCGTCTGTCTACAAGAAGACGTTGGTTATTCTCCATGATGCCGTAATGCCACACATGACCAACCCACTTCTGCTGACAGACTTCCTAACGTTCTCCTACAATATTG GAGGTGCAGTTAGTCTGTTGGCTCTCAATGGATTGTTTGTCCTCATCAGTCAGCACAATTT GGAATATCCGCAGTTCTACAAGAAGCTGTATGCATTGTTTGAACCCAGCATCTTCCATGTCAAGTTCCGAGCTCGATTTTTTCACCTTGCAGATTTATTCCTCAGCTCAAC GTATTTACCAGCTTATTTGGTGGCTGCCTGCGCAAAGCGTCTTTCTCGTCTAGCCCTCACAGCGCCCCCTGCTGGTCTGATGATGGTCATTCCCTTTGTCTGTAACCTACTTTTGAGACACAGGAGCTGTCGGGTTTTGATTCAGCGAACAGACGGTCCCTCAG AAATTGCGGATGATCCATACCTAATGGATGAGACAGACCCAGCAAAGAGCAAGGCTTTAGAAAGCTCCCTCTGGGAGTTGGAAACCCTCAAGTCACACTACCACCCCGGGGTCGCTACAGCTGCTTCCAAGATTGACAAACCCTTCCCTAAAGTAGAATGGGAGATCTCAGAGTACCTGGAGCTGTCTACAAGTGAG ATGATTGACTGGGTGGTGAAGAAAAAGATGAAAACGGCTCACATGGAATATGAGCCTCCGAAAGGACTCATTGGCAAAAAAGATGACACTTCAAACTTCTTTGCCTACGACTAA
- the LOC139939076 gene encoding copper-transporting ATPase 2-like isoform X7 has product MVKYTSLSDTDEEHCVLKTSGKAKYDALSNRSSQAKCTFNVSGMTCASCVSAIEKSLMKQNGISSALVALMAQKAEVTYDPDVVTPEAIREMIEDIGFDAEILEGIAKGGVETVTLIITGMLCTSCVTNIETVVKGLDGVTQASVAFSTATGIFKYMSDEIGPRAIISAIEDAGFECKLALGQTHGSTALQQQKTVRKWRNSFLVSLIFGIPVMATMIYFMVNKDQKEDLILLPGLSLENLILFCFSTVVQFVGGRYFYVQAYRALRHKTANMDVLIVMATLIAYLYSVVVVLVAIIKKSDYSPVTFFETPPMLLMFINLGRWLESMARLKTSDALSELMSLQPAEAALVTVGNEMEVISEENISVELVTRGDILKVVPGGKIPVDGKVIDGLTSADESLITGESMPVHKKPGSIVIGGSINQTGTVLMEATHVGADTTLAQIVKLVEDAQTSKAPIQQIADKIAGVFVPGILILSTVTLTVWIAIGMTHPDLIPTYTPEGVNRTTEITIEFSFQVAISVLAIACPCALGLATPTAVMVGTGIGARCGILIKGGEPLELARRLKTVIFDKTGTITYGVPRVMRTMLFVALSEITEEEFLAIAGTAEASSEHPLGVAVTKHAKEMLQSDRVGKCTGFTAEPGYGLQCTVSHIGLMLNANMNQQNNASSSSPQIITPPKELTSSDEIVQEEDSGVYKVLIGNREWMRENNLTVTDEMDHSMAQYEGLGQTAVLVAINGVVAGMVTIADAVKEEAKLAVIVLKDMGLDVVLLTGDNKKTANAIAKQVGITKVFAQVLPKHKVEKVEEIQQKGHKVAMVGDGVNDSPALVKADVGIAIGTGTDVAMEAGDIVLIKNNLLDVAAAIDLSKHTVRRIYINFFFAIIYNMVGIPIAAGALAPFQVLLTPWMASAAMACSSVSVVLSSLLLKFYKKPQYELLGIHDTPDPHETV; this is encoded by the exons GAATCAGCTCGGCTCTTGTTGCACTCATGGCGCAGAAGGCAGAGGTGACCTATGACCCTGATGTTGTGACCCCAGAGGCCATACGAGAGATGATTGAAGACATTGGATTTGATGCAGAGATCCTTGAGGGGATTGCTAAGGGTGGAGTTGAGACTGTTACTCTAATA ATTACTGGTATGCTCTGCACCTCCTGTGTGACCAACATAGAGACAGTTGTGAAAGGTTTAGATGGAGTGACACAGGCATCTGTGGCATTCTCTACAGCTACCGGTATCTTCAAATACATGTCTGATGAAATTGGACCAAGAGCAATCATTTCAGCCATTGAG GATGCTGGGTTTGAATGTAAGTTGGCCTTGGGCCAGACGCATGGCTCTACTGCCCTCCAGCAGCAGAAAACGGTCAGGAAATGGCGTAACTCCTTCTTGGTCTCCCTTATATTCGGAATCCCAGTCATGGCGACCATGATTTACTTCATGGTCAACAAAGACCAGAAAGAGGATCTGATATTGCTGCCAGGATTATCTTTGGAGAACTTGATCTTGTTCTGCTTCTCCACAGTTGTACAG TTTGTCGGAGGACGCTACTTCTACGTCCAAGCCTACAGAGCACTGCGTCATAAGACTGCCAATATGGATGTCCTAATCGTCATGGCAACCCTGATAGCATACTTGTACTCTGTTGTGGTTGTCCTGGTCGCCATTATCAAGAAGTCGGACTACAGTCCTGTCACTTTCTTTGAAACGCCACCAATGCTGTTGATGTTCATTAATCTTGGTCGTTGGCTGGAGAGCATGGCAAGG TTGAAAACATCCGATGCCCTTTCTGAGCTGATGTCTCTACAGCCAGCCGAAGCAGCCCTTGTCACTGTTGGTAATGAGATGGAAGTCATCAGTGAGGAGAATATCAGTGTAGAGCTTGTTACAAGGGGAGACATTCTAAAAGTTGTACCAGGCGGCAAGATTCCGGTGGATGGAAAAGTGATTGATGGTTTAACATCCGCAGATGAATCTTTGATCACAGGAGAGTCTATGCCAGTTCACAAGAAGCCAG GAAGCATTGTGATTGGTGGATCTATCAATCAAACAGGCACCGTCTTGATGGAAGCAACGCACGTTGGAGCAGACACGACCCTTGCTCAAATCGTTAAGTTGGTAGAAGATGCACAAACATCCAAG GCACCCATTCAGCAAATAGCAGACAAGATAGCAGGAGTGTTTGTTCCTGGTATCCTTATCCTATCCACCGTCACATTGACTGTCTGGATTGCTATTGGTATGACACATCCTGATTTAATTCCGACGTACACTCCTGAG GGTGTAAACAGAACTACTGAAATAACCATTGAGTTTTCGTTCCAAGTGGCAATATCAGTGTTAGCGATTGCTTGCCCCTGTGCACTAGGCCTTGCCACCCCTACTGCCGTTATGGTTGGAACTGGAATAGGAGCCCGCTGTGGGATTCTGATCAAAGGAGGAGAGCCCCTTGAACTTGCCCGGAGG CTAAAGACAGTCATCTTTGACAAGACTGGGACAATAACCTATGGCGTGCCTCGCGTGATGCGCACTATGCTGTTTGTCGCCCTCTCTGAGATCACTGAGGAGGAGTTCCTAGCAATTGCTGGGACAGCTGAAGCAAGCAGTGAGCACCCTCTTGGTGTGGCAGTGACCAAACATGCGAAAGAG ATGTTGCAGTCAGATCGTGTGGGTAAATGTACAGGCTTTACTGCAGAGCCAGGGTATGGTCTACAGTGCACTGTCAGCCATATCGGCTTGATGCTCAACGCAAACATGAACCAGCAGAACAATGCAAGTAGTTCTTCCCCACAGATCATCACTCCACCTAAGGAGCTTACCTCTTCAG ATGAAATAGTGCAGGAGGAAGACTCAGGTGTGTACAAAGTCCTGATTGGTAATCGGGAGTGGATGCGTGAAAACAACCTGACTGTAACCGATGAAATGGATCACTCTATGGCACAATATGAAGGGCTTGGACAAACTGCTGTTCTGGTCGCCATCAATG GAGTGGTGGCTGGTATGGTAACCATAGCAGATGCAGTCAAAGAAGAAGCCAAGCTGGCTGTGATTGTCCTGAAGGACATGGGACTAGATGTCGTACTCTTAACAGGGGACAATAAGAAAACTGCCAATGCCATTGCTAAACAG GTTGGCATCACAAAAGTCTTTGCTCAAGTCCTACCCAAGCACAAGGTAGAGAAGGTCGAAGAGATACAACAAAAGGGTCACAAGGTTGCGATGGTTGGGGATGGGGTCAACGACTCCCCGGCTTTGGTCAAGGCGGACGTTGGTATTGCCATAGGAACAGGTACTGATGTTGCCATGGAAGCAGGAGACATAGTTCTCATCAAG AATAATCTTCTGGATGTTGCAGCCGCCATTGACTTGTCAAAACACACCGTCCGCCGAATTTACATCAATTTCTTCTTTGCAATCATCTACAACATGGTTGGCATTCCCATTGCTGCAG GTGCCTTAGCCCCTTTTCAAGTCCTCCTGACACCCTGGATGGCATCTGCTGCCATGGCATGCTCTTCAGTCTCCGTAGTACTTTCATCACTTCTTCTCAAATT TTACAAGAAGCCACAGTATGAACTTTTAGGGATTCATGACACACCAGATCCACATGAAACAGTGTGA
- the LOC139939075 gene encoding thioredoxin domain-containing protein 17-like, whose product MVVKETVRGLDECNAVIEKYQGKVPLFILFSGDKDAAGTSWCSDCVDAEPVVLSCLESAPEDTVFIYCSVGDRQFWKNSENGFRTNNKLKLTSIPTLLKWGSSRRLVEEDCKKADLVKMLFEDDD is encoded by the exons ATGGTCGTAAAAGAGACAGTTCGAGGGCTGGATGAGTGCAATGCTGTTATAGAGAAATACCAAGGGAAGGTTCCTCTGTTTATCCTCTTCTCTGGTGACAAAGATGCTGCCGGGACGAGCTGGTGTTCCGATTGTGTTGACG CTGAACCGGTTGTATTATCCTGCCTGGAATCGGCCCCTGAAGACACGGTCTTCATTTATTGCTCAGTTGGAGATCGACAGTT CTGGAAAAATTCTGAAAATGGCTTTCGGACAAACAACAAGCTAAAGTTAACTTCAATACCCACACTACTCAAATGGGGATCG tcGAGGCGGTTGGTTGAAGAAGATTGCAAGAAAGCGGACCTTGTCAAGATGttgtttgaagatgatgattaa